The genomic region TTGTGCTTCTGTAATTTGATGAGTAATATCTATGAATGTTGAGGTATTGGTAATAATGGTTTCGCTCTAGTGATTAGCGTGGgagaattacattaaaataaactgttaaaagATGACATCTTGAACTTTGCTGCGTTGCAAGTTACATTTTTACTCATAGACAACTGTGAATCCTACACTTATAAACATAAAAGTCCATACAACAAAAGGGACTCTGAACATTTGACTGTACTAGTGCTAAAAAGTAAAAGAGCTCAGCTGTCAAAATGCTGCTTTTGGAGTGTGTGAACATACTGAAATCACAGCAGCTTTGTTCCTTTTCCCCTGCACCAAAAAAACAGGCTCTTGTGACTTACGGCTGTTTATGTTCCagattggttaaagggatagtctagtcaaaattaaactttcatgattcagcaagagtaggcaattttaagcagcttcctaatttactcatattatcaatttttcttcgtactcttgatatctttatttgaaaaaagcaagaatgtaagcttaggagccggccaatttttggttcagaacctgggtagcgcttgctaattggtgtgtaaatgtagccaccaatcagaaagctctaccaaggttctgaaccaaataaagatacaaagacaacaaagaaaaagttataataggagtaaattagaaagtagcttaaaattgcctgctctatctgaatcatgaaagattcattttgactagactgtccctttaagggcatgcaAACAGCAAATATGGAGCCAATATGATGTTTTTAAATACTGCAAAAACAATTTTTGGCAGGTTGTAGGGACTTCTACATAAgtacatatttgttatagcagaaaaaaaaacaattctgcCTTTTATCATCAACAGCTTAGATTTAATCCTCATAATATCATTATGCATAGTAGAGTATATTGTTCCTACCAAACCTGTTGGGAGACTACTCCAATTATGTActactctttaggaatagaagtACTTTAATAGATGATTTGTAAACTCCTCtatgagtagatttttttaaagCTCTTTTGAGAAACTGTGAGGTTAGCTCCCCACCCTTCCTGTCCCTCTTGCCACCCTCACTTGTGATATAGGGACCAAAACATAAAACTCCAAAAACAGGAAGTCTCGTGCTCATTGTGTGTAACGGCCAGGTGTAGTATCTGCTTGTAGTAAAAAAAATAGCATGACACTATAAACCCTGCATTTTTGAAGAACTATGGGCAActtagtatattaacccctaatccgccattaacccacattgcaataaaccaaataaatgtattaacccctaatccgccattaacccacattgcaataaacctaataaatgtattaacccctaatttgccattcacccacatcgcaatctacctaataaaagtattaacccctaatccgccattcacccacatcgcaatctacttaataaaagtattaacccctaatccgccattcacccacatcgcaattaacctaattaaactattaacccctaatccgccattaacccacatcgcaataaacctaataaatctattaacccctaaaccgccaaaccccacaacgcaataaccataataatctattaacccctaaacccccaaacccccacagcgcaattaacctatttaaattactaagccccttaacctaacaacccctaaattaaccttaattacctaaattaaaaaaatactaagttacaattaaaaactttaaaaataaaaaaactaaatttaaattaatctaaaattacaaaaaataaaaagtctaacattacagaaaaaaaataaaccaaattatcaaaaataaaaaaatgaaacctaatccctatgaaaataaaaaagcccccctaaaataaaaacaccccctaatctaatactaaaataccaatagcactttaaagggcttttttgtagggaattgccctaagttaaacagctctttttcataaaaaaaaaatacaaagtcccccctctaacagtaaaaccccccacccatcaaaccccccaaaataaaaaaacctaacactaaaaactcctaaactacccattgcccctaaaagggcatttgtatgggcattgcccttaaaagggcattcagctcttttacaagtgcccaaaatccctaatctaaaaaaataaaaaataaattaaaaaatccttactctaagccccaaataggtactcaccgttcctgaagtccggcggagaaggtcctcttccaggcggcggtgaagtcttcttggaaccggcgacatcttccatctttatccaggaccaagccagcacGGATCGCAGATGACTGCGGAACTGAAGAGcagcgactgcggagccatggagcgtggaggatcctcttcgtaaatCAACGCCGTATGCTGAATAGTGTCAtcaccggcttggtcctggatgaagatggaagatgtcgccggttatttttaaagtaatgttaggtttttaattgtaatttaggtaattggggttaatttaggggttgttaggttagggggcttagtaatttaaataggttaactgcattgtggggggttggcagtttaggggttaatatattaattagggttagtGTGTTGTGGgataaatggtggattaggggttaatagtttaattaggttaattgtgatgtgagtgaatggcgggttaggggttaaaaaatttattagggagattgcgatgtgggtgaatggcggattaggggttaatagtttaattaggcatattgcattgtggggggtcgtcggtttaggggttaatacttttattattagttctgatatgggggtgatggcggatataagggtttttatgtgtcgggtttatttttgggaggcgggttagacttttacgggagatttaacttttttttttattttcttaggcgctggcagtttctaacgtgccgtaagttactggcgactccagaaatttttatttacgcacatttctggacatcgctagtttatccgatttacagcactttatgaactgccggcgccatatatgtgattccccgatgtgtgagGGGAAATTAcaggcgacgcgggtttcagcagttatgctgaagcctgcgccgcatatgtaatctcgccctatgtgTCCATTAGTGAATGTGTGAATGTGAGATTTGCAAGGAAAGTGATAAAGAGCAATAAGGAACTTTATGGATGGCATATGGAGTATCTGGAACTGAAGAAAAGGAAGGGTATTTTTCCTTTAACAGCCACTCTGTTAGTGAATATAGAATGCAAGCAgatggcactatatatatatgtttattttatgattcggatagagcaagcaatttttaccaactttctaatttactcctattgtcaatttgtctttattatctttatttgaaaaagcaggaatgaaagcttaagagccagccaatttttagttcagcaaccttggtagcgcttgctgattggtgggtacatttagttaccaatcagcaagctgtacccaggtgctgaactaaagattggcaggctcttaagctttcattcctgattttcaaataaagataccaagagaaggaagaaaaaatgataataggagtaaattagaaagttttttttaaaattgcatgctctatctgaatcatgaaagaaaatatttcggtttattatccctttaatggaaaaataCCCATGGCGGAAGAAACTCACATATCcccagtatctttttttttttgggggggggggagggtaattGGAGCAAAGACCCAATTGTAAATATAATTCCTTAAAGGGTTGGAGTGGATGCAGCAAGAACAATGCAGGGAAAGAGAATCAAGCACCCAAGAAGGAAGTTATACTTCTCAAAATAATGTTAATCTACATCTGCTGCATTCTGTATCCACCAACAGAGTGGGGTCCGTTAATGGAGAAGTACCAAAGGGATGGCTAGAGATAGAAATTTGAGACACTGTAGTGCTATGTTGAGCAAAAGGAGCTGTTATAAGGaggattgtaataaaataaaataataaaaactggcATATGAAGAGTTATATGGACCTATGAGGAATGTTATAAGGTGTATACATATGAAGAGTTATATGGACCTATGAGGAATGTTATAAGGTGTATACATATGAAGAGTTATATGGACCTATGAGGAATGTTATAAGGTGTATACATATGAAGAGTTATATGGACCTATGAGGAATGTTATAAGGTGTATACATATGAAGAGTTATATGGACCTATGAGGAATGTTATAAGGTGTATACATATGAAGAGTTATATGGACCTATGAGGAATGTTATAAGGTGTATACATATGAAGAGTTATATGGACCTATGAGGAATGTTATAAGGTGTATACATATGAAGAGTTATATGGACCTATGAGGAATGTTATAAGGTGTATACATATGAAGAGTTATATGGACCTATGAGGAATGTTATAAGGTGTATACATATGAAGAGTTATATGGACCTATGAGGAACGTTATAAGGTGTATACATATGAAGAGTTATATGGACCTATGAGGAACGTTATAAGGTGTATACATATGAAGAGTTATATGGACCTATGAGGAATGTTATAAGGTGCATACATATGAAGAGTTATATGGACCTATGAGGAATGTTATAAGGTGTATACATATGAAGAGTTATATGGACCTATGAGGAATGTTATAAGGTGTATACATATGAAGAGTTATATGGACCTATGAGGAACGTTATAAGGTGTATACATATGAAGAGTTATATGGACCTATGAGGAACGTTATAAGGTGTATACATATGGGAATAAAAATAGTTGCAAGGAAGATTCTATGAAGCATTCAGGAGATTATTGGGACAGATATAGGAGAAGTCTTAGGGAAAATTACATAGTGCATAATTAGTAGTTCTATGATGTGTCATGTGGTGCAAACAGAGGGGAGGTAAAGAAGGTTTTTTATTACTAGTTAgaattaaacaattacaatttcaaagtgtttcatgtttctttataTGGAGCAACAGGGCGGATAATAGGGAGGAATACTTTTAAAAACTAAGGTAATATAGACAAATAAGCTGCATACCATAAAACAATAAAAggacatacatttatttataacattttctagttcacttctgttatcaattgcACCTCTTACTCTTGAGGTAAAATGTCCATGCCTGCAGGCAGACAGATTTGTAAGATTGGAACCTGTCTGCCTACAATTTGCACTTAtaatttcttgtgcaatgctgctccctagCAGGACAAACAAGCGAGTGTTGAGGCCAAACAAGCGAGTGTCGAGGTGATTGACTTCGCCCCCTCTGAGGTGGCCGAGAGGAAAAATAAGTAGTTTCTGTGTCTTAAATATGTGTCAGCCGGCTCATttatgcaaacctgccccacatAGCTAAAAAAAACTGCAAATGTATATTAATAAAGCTAGCCCTtggttggtgtcctttgttgaaaaatagcagtttccatgacagcatactgaggtaggaacGTGCACGTCTTGAGCCTATATGCATATCATTGTTACATTGTCTGTCATATAGAGCATAGATTTATGAAATGAAAAAGAGCAATGCTATGGACCACTAGAAGGATTTATAAAGACTTTCTATGGACTAACAGACAAAGTCATAGACATACaagtatatagagtatataaagtTCATACATTATAAAGTTTTATCTTATTACCTTTTCCAGGTGTGTTTCTGAGGCACCATGAACATTACCTTGGATGCCTATTTCTGCAAGGAGTCAGTGTTGTATGGGGATGATAACCTGATCCTGCTGCATTACAACTTCACCGGGCGACTGATTGGACGATCAACTGAAATGCTCACCTTCACCAACCTGTTAGGCGTGTTGATCAGCCTTTTTATCATGGTGGAGAATATAACTGTGCTGGTGGCACTTTGCTGGTGAGGGTGCATCCTAGAACAATacaaaaaatgcatttaaagggatataaaagtcataATTAAAGAgccaaaatgacatgctttaattcgttagagcatgtcattttaagactattgcacaaaagggttaaacacaagtAGAAGTACTGCTCAAGACCCACAAAGCACTGCTAGTCCAAAGTGAAAACtaccactgatccaatcagtagtACTAGTTACACAGCTTAGTTATGCAAATAGCACTACTAAATGAATCAGCAGTGGTttccgcttgggaccagcagtgctcggCGAATCCAGAGCGTTACTTTTACGGTGTGTTAaaactctttgcaggggttaaacagatagTAGTTTAGGGTCGAtaatcttaaaatggcatgctataaTGAATCAAAGCAGTGGTTCTCAAGCCAAGTGAACTCAAGGCCCGGtacattttagctagacatgtccagggcccggtagtcatACACAGGGCCCTGGTCCAGTCCTGTCTGCTCCTTGTCCTACTCTGTCTTCCCACTGAACTGCTGCTACATGtgcacagtgcatacacacatgtgcaatGGCACTCTGACAAGCCTGGCCAGTATTCCTTATATGTGGAGCAGCGGGCCTGCCAAAGCACGCTGTGGAGGGCATGTCAGGTCGTGGCCTACCAGCAGGGCCATCAAGGCTCGGTACTGGGCCACAGCCCAGCTGTTTAGAAACcaggaattagagcatgtcatttttcgtctattatggccctttaaactttcattatttagacagagtgtcagtgtacaattaaaaaaaatgtttgtgtacttctattatcaaatgtattactTTATTTTAGTAACCTTTGTTGAAGCTTAGCtccatttcattattattatttattattatactatatttatgaagcgccaacatattctgcagcgctgtccatgggtgggtgcaaatcatttaaataaaacgatataaaacttgtaagagacagaacaaaatttaacaaacacatacagaaaGAATTGAGGGcgctattcccgtgggaacttacaatctagaagggtaggaagttgagaaacaggaggtgaggactgcaagattgagaaagatgttaatgcgggaaatgagggaaatgttaggtaagtgaaattaatttattattgagttgggtggtaggcttctctgaacaaaaaagtcttcagggagcatttaaaggaagaaaattagggcaaagcctgacagcacaagggagagtgttccagagggtaggtgctgcatgacagaagtcctgcagtctagcatgagaagaggtgatagtcaaagatgcaaggagcaggtcattgttggatcttagtgggtgggaaAACATTCAGTGATAGTGGTAGGCTAATAAGTGTGGACATGTCTTGAGCACtttatgtaaaacattgttacaaacactgccacCATTTAGTGCTcaagatattttttttgttttgtacacactgcacacatatacacgcacacaaactGCACAATATTAAATAATACATATCCCACACACTTTAATTGGCTGTAGTGATGTAGGTTGCATGCAAAATGACTAGGGGCTTCAGCTATGTTCTATCTCCCTTAAACAAAAAACTCATGCTAGACTCCACTAAAACTCCCTTGTGTATATTCTTCACTCTCTTGACTACAAAAGCATATGACTCAATGGAAGATTTACTAGTGTTCCTCAGGAGTCAGTTCTGGAGCCTGTTTCATTTAACATTTTTATCAATTGTATCAGCAGAGGGTACTGGGGAAAGTGTGTCTGTTTGCAGAAGATACAAACATTTGTAGCAAAGTTGATATGGGGGGTTGAATCAGCATCACAAAGtgaaaaattatgcatttaggaaagaaaaatcctaAGGTTAATTACAAACTATGACACATTATTATTTAGGCAAAATGTAAATTTGGTAAGTAAAGAAGCAGGTATGGCTAACAGAATGATTGGTTGTATGGGAAGACACATTAACAGCAGAAAAAGTAAGGTTCttgtgccactttacagatcacttgtTAGGCCTTGAGTATTATGCACTTCTGGaggccatggggtagatttattaaatgttgggcAGACGTTcgcttgacatcgctaaatgccaacagcatgctcattgcacaagcacttctagtGAAATAATtatgcaatgccactccctgctcaCAAACTGGATTCTGTTCAAAGTTGggttactaaaatggtacatggtttaaaaaatacttacaatggtgtagtcaaagaaaagattaacatAAGAATGATATGCATgtgcattattttacatttttaggaGTTGTTTAAACATTTCAGGTGtccataaagtaatgggtgccatcATATTATAACCTAGGTTTTCCTCTCTGCACAGGCCTATAATTGAGAGTTAGAAatgtagagtgtgcaaccaatgactatgTGAAATAGAGCAGTCTGCAGTCCTTAAAgtgactagtcaaaattaaactttcatgattcagatagggctagcagttttaaacaactttccaattcacttttatcatcaaatttgctttgttctcttggtattcttatttgaaagctaaacctaggtaggctcatatgctaatttctaagcccttgaaggctgcctcttatctgaatgcatttgacagtttttcacagctagatggcgttagttaatgtgtgccatatagataacattgcgctcacgccggttgagttacttatgagagggcactgattggctgaattgcaaatctgtcaaaataactgaaataaagaggcagtctgcagaggcttgggtacaaggtaatcacagaggtagaaagtatatcaatataactgtgttggttatgcaaaactggggcatggataataaagggattatcaatctttttaaacaataacaattctggaatagactgtccctttaattttcacatTATTCATGAATTGGAAAGCCCCCAATtttcaaattacaggaaaagtggacaaaagaTATGAAAGTATAATAAAAGTTTAATGCAAACATTttctgttttactacacataatcattttatagtacaatctcaaggtgtctaatgtccctttaaataattattgaGTAAattataatggatttttttttgtatgttctagGTATCTACGTTTGAGGCGTTGGGTTCACTGCTGTTTAGCCAATATTGCCTTCAGTGATTTTATGGCTGGCTTTTCTTACTTGCTCAATGTCTCACTCTCAGGACCCGTCACCTTCCTCCTGAACACAAAGCTTTGGTTTCTGAGAgagggtttgcttttcacaacattGGCAGCCTCCATCTTCAGTCTGCTGGTAACTGCAGTAGAACGCTACAGCACTATGGTCCTTCCAGTTTCGGAAACACGCTTAGGGAAGAGCATGCGGGTTCAAGGGCTGATTGCCTTATGCTGGTTACTGGCTATTGTGGTTGGGTTCTTACCTCTATTTGGGTGGAATTGCCTGTGCCAAATTGAAAATTGCTCCAGTCTGCTTCCTCTCTACTCTAGGCATTATTTGCTGTTCAGCCTTATCCTTTTGGGGGCCACCTTGCTTGGCATCATTGGCTTTTACTGCACCATATACTTCTTGGTTTGCACTAGTGCCAAGCGAGTGGCAATAACTAACCAGAGCCGGAGATCCTTCCACCTGCTCCAGACTGTTCTCATCATCCTGGGCTGCTTTGTCATCTGTTGGAGTCCACTGTTCTTCTTTCTGTTGGTGGATTGCTCCTGCTCCCCACCTGCCTGCAAATCTCCATTGAAACTGGAATGGGTTCTTGCTATGGCTGTCCTTAACTCAGCTCTCAATCCACTAATTTACTCCTTCCGCAGTTCTGAAGTGCGCAAGGCGCTGATGGCATTGTGCTGCTGTGTCTGTATTCAGGCTGGGGTCAGGCTACCTCCATGTTGCCAAGTTGGAAAAGACATTACCTCCGGCTCATCAAATGAGAGTTCACTGAGAAGGAGAAGCAGTGTACGTCTTTCACGTGCACTAAGCATTAGGAGTCCACTCACCAGTATATCTAGTGTGCCAAGTCAGTAAGATGGCTCTTTATGTTAGAATACAGAGGCCTCAATAATTCACTCTGTCTGTAACTGACAAAACCTCAAAATACCGGGACAATATTAGTATTCTCTCACAAGTGTATGTAtagatacatgtaaaataaaaatatataaaataatataaatatatataaatattcactcATACCCATAAGAAGCTAGGATTGGCTCACTCACTAGTACATCTAGTAGAGTTAATCTGTTCAGTAGTAAACATGCAAGCCACCATGGGAGCCCAGAGGTAGTGGTAAGAGGGGGCAAATCTTGGAACTTTGTTCTTTATATCTAAGTAAAAGCAACCACCTAAGTGACACTTTTAATGCCAATGAGCCACCAATTAAAAATATAATGTGCAGCTCATATAACAAATATGCATCTCTCTCCTGCAATAAATGTTGCAACTGATATTAATAATGTACTGTGAATTGCATTTCATATTTTTTTGCCCACCCCCCCACCTACAAAACCTTCTGTGTAGCCCATGCAAGCAACAAGTACACAACTATGCACTGTATTAAAGAGGCATTAAAGTGATTTTGAACTTTGTTGCCTCTAAAATATggcatattaaaatgtattacaattttgtttttttgtcaaaTAGATATTACTGTgctgacttttttttctttttatgcataTGAGCCATGTCACTGTTGACCAACAAAACAGTAGCAGTTCTGCTTAGCAGACAGTAAGCTTCTATATCTCACATAATTCCACAAACATGCACTTTTTGTTAGCTCAAAAATCAAAATACAAaccttatgcttaaagggatatgaaacccaaacatttattttgtgattcagacagagcatacaatttaaaaaaaagtttccaatttacttctattatcaaatttgctttgtctccaTGGtaatctttgttaaagagataccgaggtaggcatctggagcactacaaggcagaaatagtgctgccatctagtggtcttgcaaatggataacattctagcaaatctgctgtcatatagtgctccagacacatgcacgctcctgagattatgtccctgctttcaacaaaagataccaagaaaacaaagaaaatttgataatagaagtaaattagaaagttgtttaaaattgcctgatctttcggaatcatgaaaaaattaatgtttcatgtctctttaacattttgcatgaaaaaaattggtttaaccTATGAAATATGCCATAAATATTAGTTTAGCATAACTCTAATTAAATCCCCATAAAGAAATATAAGAAATCTTCCTAAggacttaaaatatttttaaggaAAAGCTAAATGTTTGCATTCTGCAAATGTATCCTAAAATATATACCCAAATGGAACATTACATACACTTTCTTAAATGCCAATAAAACAATGAAATGAGGCATATACTGACAATGAAAATGTACACTGTATCATAATCttcatgtatatgaatatatctatgtatataaatgCAACTGAATGGTAAATTATGTTTAGAATTATGTAGATGTGCtgattttttgtcattttaattttttgcttaaaacaaaaaaataaaataatattttataattttctaagAAATGCTTGTAGATGCTATTTCATATAGTCTACATAACTAGATATtttaatttgatagataaatagatacaagatagatagatgatagatagatagatatagatagatagacagatagatatagattggtggatatagatagatatagatagatagatagatagatatagatagaaagataaagatataaatagatagatgatagatagataatatatagatagatagatagatagatagatagatagatatagattggtggatatagatagatagatagctagatagatatagatagaaagataaagatataaatagatagataatagatatatgtgGTGTGGAGTGGTTGTGTGGTGTTCTTCTTGGGTTGTGTTTAGGTGCAGCATGTTTGTGTGTAgtgttatggtgtgtgtgtgtttgtgtatagagtTTGTCTTTTGTGCATATCAATCAAAATTGctactgagcatgtcttcactttttCCCACTTGTTTGCTTTTACGAAGCATgtttaaaatatatgaaaataagtgAATTTAAACTATTATATCTCAGCATTCATTACTCATTTtcccacaaaaacaaacaaacaaacaaaaaaaaaaaaacatactaggcAATAAAATGATTTGCAGGCCAAATTTCATAAAGATTTGTGCCACTTTAGAAAGACTGTATTTTTCCGGTGTAGCAGAGGTGCTGGAGCACTTGCATAGTAGCCATTAGTATAGGCAGTAAGGATTCTCATTGGCTGTACTGCCCACTTTATCACTTTACCAGCTGCTTGTGAACAGTAACTTCATATATAGGGTGCCTGGTCTATAATACATTGGGGTCCCTGCCTGTTTAGTCACTAGAGATTTTGATAGTGTTTAGACACATTATACGATTTTGTTTAGTGATTATTGTCAGCAGCTGTAAACATTGAGTATCAAATATTAATCATTGGAATTCCTTAGTCGGCTATTATATTACGTATTATATGACCATACATAAGGCTATTGTATTATTGGGAGAGCTAACTAGGAAAGTCTTTAAAGTTTAGATGCAATATAGGGCTTACTGTGGTTCTAGGCATGCTCCTTGCTATTTATATGATGTGAAGTTATGATATTTGAAGGGGTAATAGGAAAAAACACTTTATGCCACTATTTAAAAGTAACATTGAATTAAGCTGTCTGACacatacaatatactgtatatccctTGTTATAATAAGTATCAGGAGACAATAGCATATTGTTTGATACCTGAGTCCTGACCCTTTATCTTTGTAGTGATGACCATTTGTCAGTTACAACTAGCAAAGCATATATTATGATTATCAGATGATGGACAGATATACTCCTAATACAGATTATGTACAATGTCCATATATTGAATATTTATAGAGTTATTTACAGATCTCAAAGCGCATATTATGCTCCTAGTTAATGCTCAGATATGTTCCTATTGATGATCAATATATACAGATTATTTTACTTGGCTCCCTTCTTGCCTAGATGACTGGTGGATGTATTGGTTTGAGGTAGTGAAAGTAGGTGAAATGGATGACGTAGGTGAAAGGTTCCACGTTGCTTGCTGTGACATCTTATTGTTTTTCCTCCGGTGTGAGATTGCCATACCACAATGGCATTTTTTTTGGCTCTATGGAGGCACTTAGCGTCTTTTATTATGTTTCATCCTGGTTTTATGACAATTGTTATTATGAATCTTACATTAATTATACATCAAGGATAAAAGTTGAATTTCACACACATGATATGTATATGAATTCATACATTGAGAATTATGTTTTTGATTTGGTTGTTAACAACCCGGAGGGTGGGTTTTCCAAAGGGGTGGGGTTATAgtatattttaacacatttgtttcacTTGCACTTTTGTTTGAATAAGCGGAGAACAATTTCCGAAACGTCACAGAGCTTGCACAATAAAGTGTAAACTATATTGAAAATCCAGtgatatatatacaggggtggaaacatatcactatggtttactagtcagggtttaaaagctactagcccagagagaaaaagttactagtccactcaatgttaaacaaAGGAAAAAGTCAAGTTTCTAAGTTGTTTGCTGTGATTTTTAAGTCGCCCGGGGCCACTGGACCACTAGAAATGTCATGccctatatatacgtatatatatttttgtggagGTACTCACCGGTACCACCACCTCTGACATATCATAACTaaaatttgtaatcatcatgtaaatactctatttttcaaaagagAGCGCTGCAAAatgtatcaag from Bombina bombina isolate aBomBom1 chromosome 2, aBomBom1.pri, whole genome shotgun sequence harbors:
- the S1PR4 gene encoding sphingosine 1-phosphate receptor 4, whose translation is MNITLDAYFCKESVLYGDDNLILLHYNFTGRLIGRSTEMLTFTNLLGVLISLFIMVENITVLVALCWYLRLRRWVHCCLANIAFSDFMAGFSYLLNVSLSGPVTFLLNTKLWFLREGLLFTTLAASIFSLLVTAVERYSTMVLPVSETRLGKSMRVQGLIALCWLLAIVVGFLPLFGWNCLCQIENCSSLLPLYSRHYLLFSLILLGATLLGIIGFYCTIYFLVCTSAKRVAITNQSRRSFHLLQTVLIILGCFVICWSPLFFFLLVDCSCSPPACKSPLKLEWVLAMAVLNSALNPLIYSFRSSEVRKALMALCCCVCIQAGVRLPPCCQVGKDITSGSSNESSLRRRSSVRLSRALSIRSPLTSISSVPSQ